In Sphingobacterium thalpophilum, a genomic segment contains:
- a CDS encoding M48 family metallopeptidase, whose amino-acid sequence MNGMFKYSAMVLACVTLASGLSGCATSAVTGKKYLKLVSADQVNQQAALAYKDFLSKNGAKVVTGTADAAMVKRVGNKLATAVNQYLQSTGRANQFNFNWEFNLVKSDDVNAWCMPGGKVAVYTGILPVTRTEAGLATVMGHEIAHAIEEHSVAQASNQIALQLGGQILGSAAGVSGNSTLGVFNNLYGLGGNLAQLKFSRSDESDADAAGLIIMALAGYNPNEAVDFWKRMASGSQKGQPEFLSTHPSDERRIADIQKLIPNAMKYYKK is encoded by the coding sequence ATGAACGGAATGTTTAAGTATTCAGCTATGGTATTAGCGTGTGTAACACTGGCATCGGGGTTGTCAGGTTGTGCAACTTCAGCTGTTACCGGGAAAAAATATTTGAAATTAGTGAGTGCTGATCAGGTTAACCAGCAAGCAGCATTGGCTTATAAAGATTTTTTATCGAAGAATGGTGCTAAAGTGGTCACTGGAACTGCGGATGCGGCGATGGTAAAACGTGTTGGTAACAAGTTGGCAACAGCGGTTAATCAGTATTTGCAGAGTACAGGTCGCGCAAATCAATTTAACTTCAATTGGGAATTTAATTTGGTGAAGAGTGATGACGTGAATGCCTGGTGTATGCCTGGGGGTAAAGTTGCGGTATATACTGGAATATTACCAGTAACACGTACGGAAGCAGGTTTGGCAACCGTGATGGGACACGAGATCGCACATGCTATTGAAGAACATTCTGTGGCTCAGGCTTCGAATCAGATAGCGCTGCAATTGGGTGGACAGATTTTAGGTTCAGCTGCAGGCGTATCTGGAAACAGTACGCTTGGTGTTTTTAACAATCTTTATGGATTAGGAGGCAACTTGGCGCAACTGAAATTTTCGCGAAGCGACGAATCTGATGCGGATGCAGCAGGTTTGATCATTATGGCTTTGGCGGGTTACAATCCCAATGAAGCTGTAGATTTCTGGAAGCGTATGGCATCGGGTAGTCAAAAAGGGCAGCCAGAGTTTTTGAGTACCCACCCGAGTGATGAGCGACGGATTGCGGATATTCAGAAATTGATTCCAAACGCAATGAAATATTATAAAAAATAA